One part of the Clostridium thermosuccinogenes genome encodes these proteins:
- the csrA gene encoding carbon storage regulator CsrA, translated as MLVLTRKKGQSIMVGEDIEITIVDIQGDQVRLGINAPKNVAIHRKEVFVEIQEENRIAADVNPERLKGILSKSCKEKDEKRYKVFFRVFDIYNKKPE; from the coding sequence ATGCTGGTGCTGACAAGAAAAAAGGGCCAATCAATCATGGTGGGTGAAGATATAGAAATAACCATCGTGGACATCCAGGGAGACCAGGTGCGCCTTGGAATAAACGCTCCAAAAAACGTCGCTATCCACAGGAAGGAAGTGTTTGTCGAGATACAGGAGGAAAACAGGATAGCGGCGGATGTTAATCCGGAAAGGCTGAAAGGCATATTGTCGAAAAGTTGTAAAGAAAAAGATGAAAAAAGGTATAAAGTATTTTTCCGGGTGTTCGATATATATAATAAGAAACCAGAATAA
- the rfbG gene encoding CDP-glucose 4,6-dehydratase — translation MESMEVINKLMIDVGFWSNKKVLVTGHTGFKGSWLSIWLYSMGAKVMGYSLEPPTEPSLYKICRVDELVVSHIGDIRDKESLITYFMSFRPEIVIHMAAQPIVRESYKNPVGTYEINVMGTVNLLEAVRMSPGVKAVINVTTDKCYENKEWVWGYRELDQLGGYDPYSNSKACSELITESYRSSFFNPNEYDTHGVAIATARAGNVIGGGDWATDRLIPDCIKALLSNNEILVRNPNSVRPWQHVLEPLSGYLILAQKLFEQGPEYSGAWNFGPEFPDARPVSWIVSELCRLWGKNATFRIDKSKQPHEANYLRLDCSKAKQMLGWSPRWDIETALKKVVDWTLEYKDGLDPRESCIRQINEYLNT, via the coding sequence ATGGAAAGTATGGAGGTAATCAATAAACTTATGATAGATGTAGGCTTCTGGAGCAATAAAAAAGTATTAGTGACAGGACATACAGGGTTTAAAGGCTCATGGTTGAGTATATGGCTTTATTCTATGGGTGCCAAAGTAATGGGATATTCATTAGAACCACCTACAGAACCAAGCCTTTATAAAATATGCAGAGTAGATGAACTAGTTGTTTCGCATATTGGAGATATTCGTGATAAGGAATCTCTAATTACCTATTTTATGTCATTTAGACCAGAAATCGTCATACACATGGCAGCTCAACCAATAGTACGTGAGTCCTATAAAAATCCGGTTGGTACATATGAAATAAATGTTATGGGGACAGTTAACCTGTTGGAAGCTGTTAGAATGAGTCCAGGAGTTAAAGCCGTAATTAATGTTACAACAGATAAATGCTATGAAAATAAGGAATGGGTTTGGGGATACAGAGAATTAGACCAGCTTGGCGGGTACGATCCTTACTCAAATAGCAAAGCTTGTTCCGAGCTTATAACCGAATCATATAGAAGTTCGTTTTTTAACCCAAATGAATACGATACTCATGGAGTGGCTATAGCAACAGCGAGAGCTGGAAATGTTATTGGTGGAGGGGACTGGGCGACAGACAGGCTTATACCAGATTGTATCAAAGCATTGCTTAGTAATAATGAAATCTTAGTAAGAAACCCTAACTCTGTTAGGCCATGGCAGCATGTACTAGAGCCCCTTTCTGGATATCTAATTTTGGCACAGAAGCTTTTTGAACAAGGACCAGAATACTCAGGAGCTTGGAATTTTGGACCGGAGTTTCCTGATGCCAGACCGGTAAGCTGGATCGTAAGTGAATTGTGTAGACTTTGGGGCAAAAATGCGACTTTCAGAATAGACAAAAGCAAGCAACCTCATGAAGCAAATTATCTTAGGCTGGATTGTTCCAAAGCTAAGCAAATGCTTGGGTGGAGCCCAAGATGGGATATTGAAACTGCGTTGAAAAAAGTCGTAGATTGGACACTAGAATATAAAGATGGATTAGATCCAAGGGAATCCTGCATTAGACAGATTAATGAGTACTTAAATACTTAA
- a CDS encoding glycosyltransferase — translation MNDKKICFISCVNDHELYREALFYINQLEVPEGYEIECISVENAESMAQGYNEAMKASDAKYKVYLHQDVYIRNRFFIRDIINIFKSDDRIGMIGVIGSKTIPPSGIWWESGRKCGKVFDSHTGEMQLLSYGDVQSEYDIVQAIDGLIMITQYDVPWREDIFDGWHFYDISQCIEFNMRGYKVSIPRQEQPWVIHDCGLVNVRNGYDKYRSIFVSEYSKFSIFTDGENDMNFYSFGINSRIDRGYDIFCPEGISIGNNVLIQRDCWLMLPFNNFYGSPRIVIGDGCDIGRRCNISAANRIELEKNVLVAPNVHISDHNHAYDLIGIPIKNQGIDSFNNEVVIGEGSWIGINSVIVGNVHIGKGSVIGANSVVIDDLPEYCVAAGNPAKVIKLFDRVSGKWIRVKDKEHLDEILKARETASPLLSICIPTFNRAKKLEKCLNSIYSQIGNDSNFEIVISDNNSPDNTKEVVEKYKATYSNINYYKNDTNIGPERNFISCIKKANGKYVLLHGDDDYFKAGTLYKLLNIIMKISNCSLYFINVLKDDQSVEILEGLDVFLKETSINSTFASSILFSKEEFDCIDDICKFIGSSINHLYWQFMLLKKNPTFCLINESIFYQDKNENSGYNYGEVFIKNYLAILNYFVEDGSLSAEVVKEDKKKILDSTIFYWYKYILDNNLDLDVSNLENIFIEHYKDEPYFEKAHSIIKAIKYNR, via the coding sequence ATGAATGATAAAAAGATATGCTTTATAAGCTGTGTTAATGATCATGAGCTCTATCGGGAAGCTCTCTTTTACATCAATCAGTTGGAAGTACCGGAGGGTTATGAAATAGAGTGCATTTCCGTAGAGAATGCCGAATCTATGGCTCAGGGATACAATGAAGCTATGAAGGCCTCAGATGCGAAATACAAGGTGTATTTGCATCAAGACGTGTATATAAGGAATCGTTTTTTCATTAGAGATATTATAAATATCTTTAAAAGTGATGATAGAATTGGGATGATTGGTGTTATAGGTTCCAAAACAATTCCTCCAAGCGGTATATGGTGGGAATCTGGTAGAAAGTGTGGAAAAGTATTTGATAGTCATACAGGTGAAATGCAGCTGTTGTCTTATGGCGATGTACAAAGCGAATACGATATAGTGCAGGCTATAGATGGTCTTATTATGATTACACAGTATGATGTTCCATGGCGCGAGGACATATTTGACGGATGGCATTTTTATGATATTTCACAATGTATAGAGTTTAATATGAGAGGATACAAAGTTTCCATTCCGAGACAGGAACAGCCTTGGGTAATACATGACTGCGGCCTTGTAAATGTAAGAAACGGATATGATAAGTATCGTTCCATATTTGTTAGTGAGTATAGCAAGTTTTCTATCTTTACTGATGGAGAAAATGATATGAATTTTTATAGCTTTGGTATAAATTCTAGGATTGACAGAGGATATGATATTTTTTGCCCTGAGGGTATCTCTATCGGTAATAATGTTTTAATTCAAAGAGATTGCTGGTTAATGCTTCCTTTTAATAATTTTTATGGTAGTCCCAGGATTGTTATCGGTGACGGTTGCGATATAGGTAGAAGATGCAATATTTCTGCTGCTAACCGAATTGAGTTAGAGAAAAATGTACTTGTGGCTCCTAATGTTCATATATCAGACCATAACCATGCATATGACTTGATTGGGATTCCCATAAAAAACCAGGGCATAGATTCATTTAACAACGAGGTTGTAATTGGTGAAGGCTCTTGGATTGGAATTAACAGCGTTATCGTTGGGAATGTACATATCGGTAAGGGTAGTGTAATTGGTGCTAATAGTGTGGTTATTGATGATTTACCAGAATACTGTGTGGCAGCAGGCAATCCTGCTAAAGTAATTAAGCTGTTTGATAGAGTTTCTGGAAAATGGATTAGAGTGAAAGACAAGGAGCATCTAGATGAAATTCTTAAAGCTAGAGAGACTGCATCCCCTTTATTATCAATATGTATACCTACATTTAACAGAGCAAAAAAACTAGAAAAATGCTTAAACTCAATATACAGCCAAATTGGTAATGATTCTAATTTTGAAATTGTAATATCAGATAATAATTCTCCTGACAATACAAAAGAGGTAGTTGAGAAATATAAAGCAACGTATAGTAATATAAACTATTATAAAAATGATACGAATATTGGTCCAGAAAGAAATTTCATAAGTTGCATTAAAAAAGCTAATGGTAAATATGTTCTATTGCATGGTGATGATGATTATTTTAAGGCTGGTACATTATACAAATTATTAAATATCATAATGAAAATTAGTAATTGTTCTTTGTATTTTATTAATGTTTTAAAAGATGATCAGAGTGTAGAGATTTTAGAAGGCCTAGATGTTTTTTTAAAGGAGACATCAATAAATTCAACTTTTGCTTCATCTATCCTTTTTAGCAAAGAGGAATTTGATTGTATTGATGATATATGTAAATTCATTGGAAGTAGCATAAACCATTTATACTGGCAGTTTATGCTTTTGAAAAAGAATCCAACCTTTTGCTTGATCAACGAATCTATCTTTTATCAAGATAAGAATGAGAATTCTGGATATAATTATGGAGAAGTTTTTATTAAAAATTACTTAGCAATACTAAACTATTTTGTAGAAGATGGAAGTCTTAGCGCAGAAGTGGTGAAGGAAGACAAAAAGAAAATTTTAGATTCAACAATATTCTACTGGTATAAGTATATTCTTGATAACAACCTAGACTTGGATGTTAGCAATCTGGAGAACATATTTATAGAGCATTATAAGGATGAACCTTATTTTGAAAAAGCTCACTCAATTATAAAAGCTATAAAATATAATCGATAG
- the hag gene encoding flagellin Hag, which yields MIINHNLLAMNAHRQLSINSNAQTKSLEKLSSGYRINRAGDDAAGLAISEKMRSQIRGLNQASRNAQDGISLIQTAEGALNETHEILQRMRELVVQAGNTGTNDTNDLKKIQDEIDALQKELGGISGDSGISDRTQFNGKALLNGSVTTGFTFQIGANSGQQVSLTISSMSVASLGVGAGSIAVASFATDSTAFNTQLKAIDDAIEKVSTQRSALGAMQNRLEHTIKNLDNAAENLQAAESRIRDVDMAKEMMEYTKQSILNQAATAMLAQANQVPQNVLQLLR from the coding sequence ATGATTATCAATCACAATCTTTTGGCTATGAACGCTCATCGCCAGCTGTCAATAAACAGCAATGCACAGACTAAGTCACTGGAAAAGCTCTCTTCTGGTTACAGGATAAACAGAGCCGGTGACGATGCTGCTGGTTTGGCAATATCCGAAAAAATGAGAAGCCAGATCAGAGGTTTGAACCAGGCTTCAAGAAATGCTCAGGATGGCATCTCCCTCATACAGACTGCAGAAGGCGCATTGAATGAAACCCATGAAATACTGCAGAGAATGAGAGAACTGGTTGTACAGGCTGGTAACACTGGTACAAACGATACAAATGATTTGAAGAAAATCCAGGACGAAATAGACGCTCTCCAGAAAGAGCTTGGTGGAATTAGCGGAGATAGTGGAATTTCAGACCGTACTCAGTTTAACGGAAAAGCTTTGTTGAATGGAAGTGTGACAACAGGCTTTACTTTCCAGATCGGTGCTAACTCTGGACAACAGGTATCACTTACTATTTCATCAATGTCAGTTGCAAGCTTGGGAGTAGGTGCAGGTTCAATTGCCGTTGCTTCTTTTGCTACAGACAGTACTGCATTCAATACTCAGCTGAAGGCTATTGATGATGCTATAGAAAAGGTTTCAACTCAGCGTTCAGCTCTCGGTGCTATGCAGAACAGGCTTGAACATACTATCAAGAACCTGGACAATGCTGCTGAGAACCTGCAGGCTGCAGAATCCCGTATCCGTGATGTAGACATGGCTAAGGAAATGATGGAGTATACGAAACAGAGCATACTCAATCAGGCAGCTACTGCAATGCTTGCTCAGGCAAATCAGGTGCCACAGAATGTGCTTCAGTTGCTGAGATAA
- a CDS encoding glycosyltransferase produces the protein MVLLYEALENYSEALSYAEKINDKSFLVSAFPGIIKSYIKDNRITGLKDYFDNVVKGKFPELENDFIISLENIKYKEFSSEIQHKLTEAFAAGDGNYALLNKIRLHEDKDDLASSLVDSIKGWDFAALPAAYGDILYYLMKRNISIHPFFDRLMEKYLIGCIEYISVLHKDAAAVIYDYIANVMSHAESLEELSIKRALERCALLIGGLDEKQYSDVFSKYIKDGTEFINNLYKREIIENEAVHLVKTEEDAFLIYMILAEQNKEKSPLKYVQYLRKALKVYPAMKKGIELLLDDIKKEEGSEEKNLNEYKRIFKENIKKQVESGEIALSLTLINEYKKLVGEDVDIYSIEAVIAMMEGRLDDAESLLNKGMNIDGANFDILYNLAYVYMLKEDKSKAFVYYSKAYEVSKDSNLKDEIAAILDQIKNEKGFDEILYETEMAGQDNEKDPGSMLNKYKREVKISIQSMIEQGLLQEAKALVSEYNEIVKDDIEIYSMQGVIAMMDGDMEVAEEIFKAGLAVDDENFDLLYNLGYLYQSKQENDKAIEFYQRALKNANDESTANGLYEILRGLGVQKSKDSLVRKALPKTSIIILTYNNLEYNKLCIESIRKYTEKETYEIIVVDNHSTDGTVDWLKQQNDLKLILNNKNYGFPKGCNQGIKAAEEGNDILLLNNDTIVTPNWLKNLKKCLYSKDDIGAVGSVTNSCSNLQVIPANYSNLEEMIAFAAKNNVSNSSLWEERLRLVGFCMLIKNEVVKKIGLLDERFTPGNFEDDDFSFRIRKAGYRLILCKDSFIHHFGSTSFKKVSDKYNELLINNRKKFAEKWGFDPYYIIDIDRGITELVSKTGKENIRVLHIGCAGGGTLLDIKNTVPSSELFGIEPVKECIVNVNHFADIRVGDLEAIKTFDKNYFDFIIYTQPQRKESIVEDLLLIKEYLKENGTMYIAITEESVNADRNFIKSLREKIEGYSFKFITVMGRQFLVMEEAGDEGSGSVLKLKVYNKENICKLVANGIPGSGLPDHDAIIKLIRRLDSNIDYDRCLERIGILVEEGKLDSEKVKNIIQKHGTDKIRLFNLMGLLFFQNRFYDKALMLLREALKLDRKNRDTIYNIAFVLHRLNQNEAALGFLNEINYSEKDTEFAQLKHQIEEAL, from the coding sequence ATGGTTCTGCTGTATGAAGCATTGGAAAACTATTCTGAAGCACTATCATATGCAGAAAAGATCAATGATAAGAGTTTTCTTGTCTCTGCATTTCCTGGAATCATAAAGTCCTATATAAAAGATAACAGGATTACAGGCTTAAAGGATTATTTTGATAATGTGGTTAAGGGTAAGTTTCCTGAATTGGAGAATGACTTCATTATCAGCCTTGAAAACATAAAATATAAAGAGTTTAGTTCTGAAATACAGCATAAGCTGACCGAAGCTTTTGCAGCAGGTGATGGGAACTATGCTTTATTGAATAAGATTAGGCTGCATGAAGATAAGGATGATCTGGCTTCAAGCCTGGTTGATAGCATAAAAGGTTGGGATTTTGCTGCTTTGCCTGCTGCATATGGCGATATACTATATTACCTTATGAAGAGAAATATATCCATACATCCATTTTTTGACAGATTAATGGAGAAGTATTTGATCGGCTGCATTGAATATATTTCCGTTCTTCATAAAGATGCTGCAGCTGTCATTTATGACTATATTGCTAATGTGATGTCTCATGCCGAATCCCTTGAAGAGCTTAGTATAAAAAGGGCTCTGGAAAGATGCGCTTTACTGATTGGTGGATTGGATGAGAAACAATACAGTGATGTATTCAGTAAGTATATAAAGGATGGAACTGAATTTATTAATAATCTATACAAGAGGGAAATAATTGAGAATGAAGCAGTTCATCTGGTGAAAACCGAAGAAGATGCTTTTCTCATTTACATGATTCTTGCTGAACAGAATAAGGAAAAGAGCCCTTTGAAGTATGTTCAATATTTGCGAAAGGCTCTAAAAGTATATCCAGCTATGAAAAAGGGCATAGAGCTGTTGCTTGATGATATTAAGAAAGAAGAAGGATCTGAAGAGAAAAATCTGAATGAATATAAAAGAATATTTAAAGAGAACATCAAAAAGCAGGTGGAATCCGGGGAGATTGCCCTTTCTTTGACATTAATAAATGAGTATAAAAAACTTGTGGGTGAGGATGTAGATATATACTCAATCGAGGCGGTTATTGCCATGATGGAGGGAAGGCTGGATGATGCGGAAAGCTTGCTGAATAAAGGAATGAATATAGATGGAGCTAATTTCGATATTCTTTATAATTTAGCTTATGTTTATATGCTTAAAGAAGATAAAAGTAAGGCATTTGTATATTATTCAAAAGCGTATGAAGTATCAAAGGACAGTAACCTTAAAGATGAAATAGCTGCAATATTGGATCAAATCAAAAATGAAAAAGGATTTGATGAAATCCTCTATGAAACGGAAATGGCTGGGCAGGATAATGAAAAGGATCCTGGCAGCATGCTGAATAAATATAAAAGAGAGGTAAAAATCAGTATTCAGTCCATGATAGAACAAGGATTGCTGCAGGAAGCCAAGGCCTTAGTAAGCGAATACAACGAAATTGTAAAAGACGATATAGAGATATACTCCATGCAAGGAGTTATTGCCATGATGGATGGAGATATGGAGGTCGCAGAAGAGATCTTTAAGGCAGGTCTTGCTGTGGATGATGAAAATTTTGATCTTCTATATAATCTAGGCTATCTATATCAGTCTAAACAAGAAAATGATAAGGCAATAGAGTTTTATCAGAGAGCTCTTAAAAATGCTAATGATGAGAGTACTGCGAATGGTTTATATGAAATACTCCGGGGTTTAGGAGTTCAGAAAAGCAAAGATAGCCTTGTGCGTAAGGCTTTGCCAAAGACAAGCATTATTATACTAACCTATAACAATCTGGAATACAACAAACTGTGTATAGAGAGCATCAGAAAGTATACAGAAAAAGAAACCTATGAAATAATTGTGGTAGACAATCACTCAACTGATGGGACAGTAGATTGGCTGAAACAGCAAAATGATCTAAAACTGATTTTGAATAATAAAAATTATGGCTTCCCCAAAGGATGCAATCAGGGAATTAAGGCTGCAGAGGAAGGCAATGATATATTGCTGTTGAATAACGATACGATTGTTACCCCGAACTGGCTAAAAAATTTGAAAAAATGTTTATACAGCAAAGATGATATAGGTGCAGTAGGATCGGTAACAAATTCTTGCTCAAATTTACAGGTTATACCTGCAAATTACAGTAATCTTGAAGAAATGATCGCCTTTGCTGCTAAGAACAATGTGAGCAACAGTTCTTTATGGGAAGAAAGGCTAAGGCTTGTAGGCTTCTGCATGCTGATAAAAAATGAAGTGGTAAAAAAGATAGGCTTACTGGATGAAAGGTTCACACCTGGAAATTTTGAGGATGATGATTTCTCATTTAGAATAAGAAAAGCCGGATATAGGCTGATTCTTTGCAAGGATAGCTTCATTCACCATTTTGGAAGTACTTCTTTTAAAAAAGTATCCGATAAATATAATGAGTTGCTTATTAACAACAGGAAGAAGTTTGCTGAAAAATGGGGGTTTGATCCTTATTATATAATAGATATTGATAGGGGAATAACGGAACTAGTGAGTAAGACAGGCAAAGAAAACATCCGTGTTCTGCATATTGGTTGCGCAGGTGGCGGGACATTGCTGGACATAAAAAATACTGTTCCTTCATCTGAACTGTTCGGAATAGAACCTGTAAAAGAATGTATTGTTAATGTAAACCATTTTGCGGATATAAGAGTTGGTGATTTAGAAGCAATAAAGACATTTGATAAGAATTATTTCGACTTTATAATATATACACAGCCGCAACGTAAAGAAAGTATAGTGGAAGATTTATTGCTGATAAAAGAATATTTAAAAGAAAACGGCACTATGTATATTGCTATTACCGAAGAGTCAGTTAACGCAGATAGAAATTTCATTAAGAGCTTGAGAGAAAAAATTGAAGGTTATTCATTCAAGTTTATTACAGTGATGGGCCGACAGTTTTTAGTAATGGAGGAAGCAGGTGACGAAGGTTCTGGTAGTGTTTTAAAACTGAAAGTATACAACAAAGAGAATATATGCAAATTGGTAGCTAATGGGATACCAGGGAGTGGATTGCCAGATCATGATGCTATAATAAAACTCATTAGGAGACTAGACAGCAATATTGATTATGATAGGTGTTTGGAAAGGATTGGTATACTGGTTGAGGAAGGCAAGCTAGATAGTGAAAAAGTAAAAAATATTATTCAAAAGCATGGAACTGACAAGATAAGATTGTTTAATTTGATGGGGTTATTATTCTTTCAAAATAGATTTTATGATAAGGCATTAATGCTTTTAAGAGAGGCCCTAAAGTTGGACAGGAAGAACAGGGATACTATCTACAATATTGCCTTTGTTTTGCACCGGTTAAATCAAAATGAAGCGGCACTTGGATTTTTAAATGAAATAAACTATTCAGAAAAAGATACAGAATTCGCCCAATTAAAGCACCAGATAGAGGAGGCATTATAA
- the rfbF gene encoding glucose-1-phosphate cytidylyltransferase, translating into MKVVILAGGFGSRISEESHLKPKPMIELGDKPILWHIMKIYSHYGYNDFIICLGYKGYYIKEYFAHYFLHESDVTFDFGNGGNMTVNSNLSEPWKVTLVNTGINTMTGGRVKRIEPYIGNETFMLTYGDGVADIDINELLRFHRSHGKLVTLTSVQPEGRFGHLSISADDRVLGFEEKPKGDGNWVNGGYFVMEPGIFEYLNGDDTVLEKYPLERLAIEGELAAYKHTGFWYSMDTMRDKNYLDHIWQTGNAPWKVWR; encoded by the coding sequence ATGAAAGTAGTAATACTAGCAGGCGGTTTTGGCTCTCGCATAAGTGAAGAATCACATCTAAAACCTAAACCTATGATTGAGTTAGGTGATAAGCCAATATTATGGCATATAATGAAAATTTACTCGCATTATGGTTATAACGATTTTATCATATGCTTAGGGTATAAAGGCTACTATATAAAGGAGTACTTTGCACATTACTTTCTTCATGAATCGGATGTCACTTTTGACTTTGGAAATGGAGGAAATATGACGGTTAACAGTAATTTATCCGAACCGTGGAAAGTAACCCTTGTTAACACGGGAATAAACACAATGACTGGAGGTAGAGTTAAAAGAATTGAGCCATATATAGGAAACGAGACATTTATGTTAACTTATGGAGATGGAGTAGCCGATATAGATATTAATGAATTGCTTAGATTCCATAGATCACACGGAAAGCTTGTTACACTTACATCTGTACAGCCGGAAGGAAGATTTGGTCATCTTAGTATTAGTGCTGATGATAGAGTGTTAGGGTTTGAAGAAAAGCCAAAAGGAGACGGCAACTGGGTAAATGGAGGATATTTTGTAATGGAACCGGGTATTTTTGAATACTTAAATGGAGATGACACAGTGCTTGAGAAGTACCCACTAGAAAGATTAGCTATAGAGGGAGAACTTGCTGCATATAAGCATACAGGCTTTTGGTATTCTATGGATACCATGAGAGATAAAAACTATTTGGACCATATATGGCAAACCGGTAATGCACCATGGAAAGTATGGAGGTAA
- the rfbH gene encoding lipopolysaccharide biosynthesis protein RfbH, translating into MENSLDKEKALREKVINAAIEHYKVMHGQNKGRFTPGDRISYAGRVFDEKEISYLIDASLEFWLTSGKYADMFERKFAEFLGVNYCSLVNSGSSANLLAFMALTSPELEARAIKRGDEVITVAAGFPTTVAPIIQYGAVPVFIDVTIPECNIDCSLLEKALSSKTKAVMLAHTLGNPFDLEALRNFCDRHGLWLIEDNCDALGTKYYYNDCWRYTGTIGDIGTSSFYPPHHITMGEGGAVYTNNLRLKRIIDSLRDWGRDCWCQSGYDNTCNKRFSQQFGELPYGYDHKYVYSHFGYNLKVTDMQAAIGCAQLEKLPAFIAARKHNWKILRSGLDGFSDKFILPKAAKNSDPSWFGFLIMVKEDAGFTRDEFVDYLESNNIQTRMLFAGNLIKHPCFNEMRNTGEGYRVVGKLTNTDRIMNQSLWIGVYPGMTHQMLEYIISKITDYVRRYR; encoded by the coding sequence ATGGAAAACTCATTAGATAAAGAGAAAGCACTTAGAGAGAAAGTAATTAATGCTGCAATTGAGCATTATAAGGTAATGCATGGTCAAAACAAAGGTAGATTTACCCCTGGTGATCGCATCTCCTATGCAGGAAGAGTTTTTGATGAAAAAGAAATATCATACTTGATAGATGCTTCATTGGAATTTTGGCTGACTTCAGGTAAGTATGCTGATATGTTTGAAAGGAAATTCGCAGAATTCCTGGGTGTAAATTATTGTTCCTTAGTGAATTCAGGTTCTTCTGCCAACTTGCTTGCTTTTATGGCATTAACATCTCCGGAACTAGAAGCAAGAGCCATAAAACGAGGGGATGAGGTTATTACTGTTGCAGCAGGTTTTCCAACTACAGTAGCGCCTATAATACAGTACGGAGCAGTTCCAGTGTTTATCGATGTTACTATTCCAGAATGTAATATTGACTGTTCGTTACTTGAGAAAGCATTGTCATCAAAAACAAAAGCAGTCATGCTTGCTCATACTCTTGGTAATCCTTTTGATCTTGAAGCTTTGAGAAACTTTTGTGACAGACATGGATTATGGCTTATAGAAGATAATTGTGACGCCCTTGGAACTAAGTATTATTATAATGATTGCTGGAGATATACAGGTACAATTGGTGATATTGGCACTTCAAGTTTTTATCCTCCTCATCACATAACTATGGGTGAGGGAGGGGCAGTTTATACTAATAATTTAAGATTAAAGAGAATAATTGATTCTCTTAGAGATTGGGGAAGAGATTGCTGGTGCCAATCGGGATATGATAATACATGCAATAAAAGATTCAGTCAGCAATTTGGTGAGCTACCGTATGGATATGATCACAAATATGTATATTCACATTTTGGTTATAATCTGAAAGTAACCGATATGCAGGCTGCAATTGGTTGTGCTCAGTTAGAAAAACTCCCAGCATTTATTGCAGCTCGAAAACACAACTGGAAAATTTTGAGATCTGGTTTAGACGGTTTTAGTGACAAGTTTATATTGCCAAAGGCAGCAAAAAATTCTGATCCCAGTTGGTTCGGATTTTTGATTATGGTTAAAGAGGATGCAGGATTTACAAGAGATGAATTTGTTGATTATTTAGAAAGCAATAATATTCAGACAAGGATGTTATTTGCTGGTAATCTTATTAAGCATCCTTGTTTTAATGAAATGAGAAACACAGGAGAAGGTTATAGAGTGGTTGGTAAACTTACTAATACTGACAGAATAATGAATCAATCTTTATGGATTGGCGTATATCCAGGTATGACACATCAAATGCTTGAGTATATTATCTCTAAAATTACTGACTATGTGAGGAGATATAGGTGA